acgtgtttggaacagcatgggggtaagtgactgatgacaaaattttcattttgggctggagtatccctttaactgatggtttggagtcgtgtggattattctgatgtttttacaagctgtctggactctcattctgacggcacccattcactgcagaggatgaaGAACCTCCATCTGTTctgaagaatcaaactcatccacatctcggatgacttgagagtgagtaaatgcataataaacagcattatatgtatataatacaaaCATCTGTATAATACAGATAACGTGTGTGCGCACAGTTCATCGTGTGATTTATGATGAAGGATACGGCCCTGCTCGATGAAGGTTATGGCAGTCTTCAGGTTCTGAGCCATACGCAGTTTCAGCATGATTGTGGGAAGCCGTCTCCTGCAGAAAATGACAGCAATCAGAAAAACCAGTGCAGAGAAGAAACAGGCAGAAGGAacgaaaaataaaatgattttcttgCAGCTTAACTTGACCTGTTCAACACGTCGTGTAACATCTTATTGCAATGTCCACGATCAAATGAGGCAGTGCATCTTACCTGCAGAAAGCAGATGCACAGACTTCATTGGTGAGGGAGAGGTTCTGTTTGGTGGGGATCAAACCGACACTGTAACTGCaaaacaagaagaaaagaaataataatacatgcCATCTTTAGACATGACTGCAGCTCAAGTGTCCACAAATCATCCAGAGGTTCCCAAACTTACAGTTTTTCCAAGAAAAGGGCTGTACTTTGAGCTCTGAAACCATCCTTTTCGTCCAAGTCCCGTATTTTCTGTGCCAATTCTCTGATATTTCGACTGAGTTTGTTGTATCTAACGAGAGATCATAAACGTATTAGATTCATAAGTCATGTTTCGGCTGAAGACAGACGCTATCACTCACTTCctctaaaatatatacacataaggaagatatattttcttaaaacaaatatacatactAAGTTAGATCAAGTTACTGTCTTTACTTACTTGGTGTAATCTTCTCTCTTCTCAATATGGTATTTTCTCAACACTTTAACCTCGTGTAAATTGTTGTCAACCTCCCAGTTAATAAAATCGACTTTCTTCAAGAGTTTCTGCTCGTGAAATTTCAATTTACGAACCATTGTGCGAATAAAACTGACTATATTTATCAAAACGCgtgatgtttttctctttttatcacgTTAGCTTTCACACGCGTGCTTTTCTTTCACGGTGTTTTACTGTAAGGAACGCGCGGCTGTTTAGCTCTACACTGCCGCCCAGTGGTCAGGAGAAGGACAACAACATTAAAATTGATACTGTAcattttcacaataataaaattaaagtgtaATGCATAATATGCGTAATAGAAAGTGTTTTTGTATTAGATGTTAGTATATTTTACTTAATAATTTATCTAATTTTTGATCAACATTAAATACTTTACCCAAACTCGagcaaccacacacactcacatcatgAGTAAAGGTAAATGCAAGGCAAAAAGTTGGTTAAATATACTAATAACtaaattttaacatatatatttgaaGCTAATGTAAAATGATGACTAAAAAGTTTCATGTCTGTGTTATTTCTATGTCAACAAACCCGACCAGTAGCCTATTTACTAAAttaagcaacaaacaataacGGAAGCCGGAggcaagaaatgtttatttaggctatatatcacatttaatgcacaatggaaattcaaagtgcattacatcaaaatgattttaaaataatcagtgctgtcaaatcaattaatcgcgatcaatcgcatccaaaataaaagggtGTGTTTACACAATATaggtgtgtgtactgtgtatatttatatgtgtatataaacacacacacacacacacacacacacacacacacacacacacacacacacacacacacacacacacacacagaagaaatatttatttaaaaaatatttacttgtatacctatattcatatttatatattatttatattatacataaatattactaaaaaagtattacttaaatatatgaatgtttttttttttgtgtatgtgtgtttgtgtgtattatgtgttttttactgtctgtttttgtgtttgtatagGCATTTaggtacacactcatatattatgtgaacacaaacttttattttggatgcgattaatcgcgattaattgattaattgatttgacaACACTAAGCATAACTATAacagatgcataaaaataaaattaacattcagaaaaactgtatttataaatattaccaaTGCAATTAGCATTTAATTAATGAGTAATGAGTAATTTATAGATTTCTCTTTACAGTCTTCTTATCCTAAGTGAAGTTCACTTAAGTAAACtacttaaaataaagtaaattactTCACAATTacacataaattttgtttttaaacaaaattaagtttttaaacaaatactaaaTCTTTTTGGACAGAAATGATACAGaaactattatttttctttcagatattcattaaattatgttagttttttattatagtttatttctACTTTGTCTTCTGGGTATATTTCATCTATAGAAAGTCAAGACAGCACATTTTAGAATGTTCTG
Above is a genomic segment from Cyprinus carpio isolate SPL01 chromosome A2, ASM1834038v1, whole genome shotgun sequence containing:
- the LOC109101629 gene encoding U3 small nucleolar ribonucleoprotein protein IMP3; this encodes MVRKLKFHEQKLLKKVDFINWEVDNNLHEVKVLRKYHIEKREDYTKYNKLSRNIRELAQKIRDLDEKDGFRAQSTALFLEKLYSVGLIPTKQNLSLTNEVCASAFCRRRLPTIMLKLRMAQNLKTAITFIEQGHIRVGPEIVTDPAFLVTRSMEDFVTWVDSSKIKQHVMNYNDERDDFDLIV